The following are encoded together in the Pleurocapsa sp. FMAR1 genome:
- a CDS encoding TRAP transporter large permease, whose amino-acid sequence MGFEWLAILMFVGFFLILISGYPVAFSFAGTAIVFGLIGIGVGAFDIYRLLLLPNVWFGIMSNFTLLAIPYFVFLGAVLEKSGLAEELLETIGLILGKLRGGLALAVILVGTILAAATGVVAATVIVMGMLSLPVMLRYGYDKQVAAGVIIASGTLAQLIPPSLVLVILSDQIGVSVGDLFLGALIPGLMLSGSYMVYILVLAIFQPQKVPALPLDSNLQGKDLGKKVIKAVIPPLLLIFAVLGSIFFGLATPTEAGAVGAVGACLLAALNKRFTAKLIRDSAHSTAVITALVMMILICSSLFSLVFDALGGKIWITGILTNLPGGYLGFLIVSNIGIFILGVFLEFIEICFIAIPLFVPAAQALGIDLVWFGVVMAVNLQTAFISPPVGFSLFYLQSVAPEEVNTLDIHRSAIPFMVLQFIVLLIVIIFPQTVLWLVDFSATSSI is encoded by the coding sequence ATGGGCTTTGAATGGTTGGCGATTTTGATGTTTGTCGGCTTTTTCTTAATTTTAATCAGTGGCTATCCCGTTGCCTTTTCCTTTGCTGGTACTGCTATTGTTTTTGGCTTAATTGGCATTGGTGTTGGTGCTTTTGACATCTACCGACTTTTGTTATTACCAAATGTCTGGTTCGGCATCATGTCTAATTTTACCCTGCTGGCAATTCCTTATTTCGTCTTTCTCGGTGCAGTATTAGAAAAATCTGGTTTAGCAGAAGAATTACTAGAAACTATTGGACTGATTTTAGGCAAATTAAGAGGTGGACTTGCTTTGGCAGTAATTTTGGTAGGAACTATTTTGGCGGCAGCTACAGGAGTTGTCGCTGCTACGGTAATTGTCATGGGAATGCTCTCTCTACCCGTAATGCTGCGCTATGGTTATGATAAACAAGTGGCTGCGGGAGTAATTATCGCTTCTGGAACCTTGGCCCAGTTAATTCCTCCAAGTTTGGTATTAGTCATTCTCAGCGATCAAATTGGGGTTTCGGTCGGAGATTTGTTTTTAGGGGCGTTAATTCCTGGTTTAATGCTGTCTGGCTCTTATATGGTGTATATTTTGGTCTTGGCAATTTTTCAACCGCAAAAAGTCCCCGCTTTACCACTTGATTCAAATCTTCAAGGCAAAGATTTGGGAAAAAAAGTAATTAAAGCTGTCATTCCCCCACTATTATTGATTTTTGCTGTTTTAGGCAGTATTTTTTTTGGTTTGGCTACTCCCACCGAAGCAGGAGCAGTAGGAGCAGTAGGAGCTTGTTTATTGGCAGCTTTAAATAAGCGTTTTACAGCTAAATTAATTCGTGATTCGGCTCATTCTACGGCTGTAATTACGGCTTTGGTAATGATGATTTTAATCTGTTCTTCTTTATTTAGTTTGGTATTTGATGCTCTTGGGGGCAAAATTTGGATTACAGGAATTTTAACTAATTTGCCTGGAGGCTATTTAGGATTTTTAATTGTTAGCAATATAGGAATTTTTATTTTAGGCGTATTTCTAGAATTTATTGAAATTTGTTTTATTGCAATCCCTTTATTTGTTCCAGCAGCACAAGCTTTAGGAATTGATCTAGTTTGGTTTGGTGTGGTGATGGCAGTTAATCTACAAACTGCTTTTATTTCTCCTCCTGTAGGATTTTCGCTGTTCTATTTACAAAGTGTCGCCCCCGAAGAGGTTAACACCTTAGACATTCACCGCAGCGCAATTCCTTTTATGGTTTTACAATTTATTGTGTTACTCATTGTAATTATTTTTCCGCAGACAGTGCTTTGGTTGGTAGATTTTTCGGCTACTAGTTCAATCTAA
- a CDS encoding TRAP transporter small permease subunit, whose product MRSLLKISGIIDRFTEKLGFVIDWLVVLTVSIGFYNVMARYLGKIVGIKLSSNALIELQWYLFSILFLVGFAYILKHGDNVRVDFLYTNFNQKQRAVIDFLGTVLFLIPFCAIGIWVTFNPVLQSWGRLPDGSWGTWEISADANGLPRAPIKTMLILGLGLLLLQSISQAIKYLAILSGYEQVLAQIGLETSEHINIE is encoded by the coding sequence ATGCGATCGCTGTTAAAAATATCTGGAATTATTGACCGATTTACCGAAAAACTAGGATTTGTGATTGATTGGTTAGTGGTGTTAACTGTCAGTATTGGTTTTTATAACGTCATGGCTCGTTATTTAGGGAAAATTGTGGGTATCAAATTATCGTCTAATGCTTTAATCGAATTACAGTGGTATTTATTTTCAATTTTGTTTTTAGTTGGCTTTGCTTATATCCTCAAGCACGGCGATAATGTGCGAGTTGATTTTCTCTATACGAATTTCAATCAAAAACAGCGAGCGGTTATCGATTTTTTAGGTACAGTATTGTTTCTAATTCCTTTTTGCGCGATCGGTATTTGGGTAACATTCAATCCAGTGCTGCAATCTTGGGGACGTTTACCCGATGGCAGTTGGGGAACTTGGGAAATTTCCGCCGATGCTAATGGCTTGCCCCGCGCGCCAATTAAAACGATGCTCATCCTAGGTTTAGGCTTATTGTTGTTGCAAAGTATTTCTCAAGCAATTAAATATCTGGCTATTTTGTCTGGTTATGAGCAAGTATTGGCACAGATTGGCTTAGAAACTTCCGAACATATTAATATTGAATAG